Proteins co-encoded in one Saprospira grandis genomic window:
- a CDS encoding tetratricopeptide repeat protein: MRYPILVLFLFWGLPLWAQSLKAYEKAAQAALDRADYYNAIYYYEAVLQSKPQADIYWAYARALAGALAHEQAVSAYQKAEKKAEEYPNFYYCYGLSLQQSGQYEQAQEAWEKQAAEQLSPYEKAHLQQCLKGLAMIEAQVVDEDWNCQNMGPKINGPSADYAAYPDSLDRLQFSALRQKNAEMAFRSQLYREREKGKKAQQDERISQQKQLGASCWGKNFASRYLTIIEDSSSYLAYSYLQENGRFSLPKALKGLPDRSSQPHYYAFGKDSAYLYFVHQTAQQKEDIYWAKIAEDTLVLAFGSLGAEINSPGRELSPFRRGDSLFFASDFWAGYGGLDIFCASSDSVFNLGPGLNSAAHELYFYLNQGDSSGYFASNRKGSQQLKEAVCCTDIYQFETSRFLPTEPTEPPLLVQLDSPAPPQPIGPSQEEELLTALQQSLPLALYFHNDEPDSNSLALSASQTYRQSWGSYAQLFPSYRQQNSANLAAWEQFEAQASANYQQLQQFEEQLLALLQTGARVEVALRAYCSPRSWTDYNFNLAQRRLDALINNWEAGPLAPYYASGQLQLKSLPLGESQAPKTVNDRFDQPQLSIFSPAAARERRLEIELVSLKN; this comes from the coding sequence ATGAGGTACCCTATACTTGTTCTCTTCCTATTTTGGGGATTGCCGCTTTGGGCACAATCCTTAAAAGCCTATGAAAAGGCCGCTCAGGCAGCCCTAGATCGGGCCGATTATTACAATGCTATTTATTATTATGAGGCGGTTTTGCAAAGCAAACCCCAAGCCGATATTTATTGGGCCTATGCTCGGGCTTTGGCTGGCGCTTTGGCCCATGAGCAGGCCGTGAGCGCTTATCAAAAGGCGGAGAAAAAAGCCGAAGAGTATCCAAATTTTTATTATTGCTATGGCCTGAGCCTGCAGCAGTCTGGGCAGTATGAGCAGGCCCAAGAGGCCTGGGAAAAACAAGCCGCAGAGCAGCTGTCTCCCTATGAAAAAGCGCATTTGCAGCAGTGCTTAAAGGGGCTGGCGATGATTGAGGCGCAAGTTGTGGATGAAGATTGGAACTGCCAAAATATGGGGCCAAAAATTAACGGCCCCTCGGCAGATTATGCGGCTTATCCGGATAGTTTGGACCGCCTGCAGTTTTCGGCCCTGCGACAAAAAAATGCTGAGATGGCCTTTCGCAGCCAATTGTATAGAGAGCGGGAAAAAGGAAAAAAAGCCCAGCAAGATGAGCGAATTAGTCAGCAAAAGCAGCTAGGCGCCAGTTGTTGGGGCAAAAACTTTGCTTCTCGATACCTTACGATTATCGAAGATAGTAGCTCTTATTTGGCCTATAGCTATTTGCAGGAAAATGGCCGTTTTTCGCTCCCCAAAGCCTTAAAAGGTTTGCCCGATCGCTCGAGCCAACCGCATTATTATGCCTTTGGCAAGGACTCGGCCTACCTGTATTTTGTTCATCAAACGGCCCAACAAAAGGAAGATATTTATTGGGCCAAAATAGCTGAGGATACGCTTGTGCTTGCCTTTGGTTCCTTGGGGGCCGAAATAAATAGCCCCGGCCGAGAGCTTTCTCCTTTTAGACGAGGCGATAGTCTGTTTTTTGCCTCAGACTTTTGGGCGGGCTATGGCGGTTTAGATATCTTTTGCGCCAGTAGCGATAGCGTTTTTAATTTGGGGCCAGGCCTGAACTCTGCCGCCCATGAGCTCTATTTTTATCTTAATCAGGGCGATAGCAGTGGCTATTTTGCTTCTAATCGAAAGGGCTCGCAGCAATTGAAGGAGGCCGTTTGCTGCACCGATATTTATCAATTTGAAACTAGTCGATTTTTGCCCACTGAGCCCACTGAGCCCCCGCTTTTGGTCCAACTAGATAGTCCAGCACCGCCCCAGCCAATAGGGCCCAGCCAAGAAGAGGAACTCCTCACGGCCTTGCAGCAATCTTTACCCCTAGCCCTCTATTTTCATAATGACGAACCCGATAGCAATAGCCTTGCCCTATCGGCTAGCCAAACTTATCGGCAATCTTGGGGGAGCTATGCGCAGCTTTTTCCTAGCTATCGCCAACAAAATAGCGCCAATTTGGCCGCCTGGGAACAGTTTGAAGCGCAGGCTAGCGCCAACTATCAGCAACTACAGCAGTTTGAAGAACAATTGCTGGCCCTTTTGCAAACAGGGGCTAGGGTAGAAGTCGCCCTAAGAGCCTATTGTTCGCCTCGTTCTTGGACGGATTACAATTTTAACTTGGCCCAAAGGCGCTTAGATGCCCTGATCAATAATTGGGAGGCAGGCCCCCTAGCGCCTTATTATGCCAGCGGCCAACTCCAACTCAAATCTTTGCCTCTGGGCGAAAGCCAAGCCCCAAAAACAGTAAATGATCGCTTCGACCAACCCCAACTATCGATCTTTTCGCCTGCCGCAGCCAGAGAACGACGACTAGAAATTGAACTTGTTTCCCTTAAAAACTAA
- a CDS encoding TonB-dependent receptor yields the protein MRWINLCIFMGLMLPTLWAQNTQEIRGRVLDKTSKQPLVGVTVLLFESDPILATVTDFDGFYRLEVPLGRQQIEARYLGYEPFLSKPLIISSAKELTLDIELLEAVQETGEVTVTAAAASSGNEAINELSVVSTRSFSVEETERYAASINDPGRMVMAFPGVQANQDTENDIIIRGNSAVGVLWRVEGLDIANPSHFARPATTGGGITVFSASLLSNSDFSTGAFAAEYGNAFSGVFDVRFRKGNLEKREYTFRAGLIGIDFAAEGPIKKGRSSYLINYRYSTMGLLAKGGLYVVRENASNTFQDLSFNLYFSGPKNKNRFTIFGMGGLSQEYWWMLPKDRWQNSLDYVWDANTTNMGVLGTTYTRLIDDKSFFKMSAGVGTNYLNDYQVEPTVAADSIYWLERNNFLTTKFSWHGVYSRKINRQLRIKAGLISTYHLWDLEYGLFQGDSLGYQNYLGQFTPGPRRPLTEAYFDPAQLGDIPTFDGEGELGTAFSQQAYAQASYHLNEKFTINAGAHFLYLALNQDWALDPRLSMRYELSQNTKFTFAYGLHSKMQPFGTYMLSFEGADGALYQPNKNLKFTRAHHLIVGLEQMLTPKLRLQAEGYFQQLYNVPISTDPNSNFWFYNLRDNYGTIPMVSEGKGQNYGVDLTLEQFFGKGFFMLFTASAFRSTFKAWEQDYRSARLDNRFSSSLMATKEFVFKNGGVLQLGVKTFFRGGLHHPQADIEASRELGAFVEDQEAAFDASFPPYFRLDTRLAYRKDLKNFSYTIGLDIQNTTNKTDNWRSVEYDRNLQTIVLDPNTGFLPVLSFQLNF from the coding sequence ATGCGCTGGATTAACCTCTGCATCTTTATGGGCCTTATGCTCCCCACTTTATGGGCCCAAAATACCCAAGAAATTCGAGGCCGTGTCCTTGATAAAACGAGCAAACAACCACTAGTTGGCGTTACGGTCCTCCTCTTTGAAAGTGATCCTATTCTAGCCACAGTTACCGACTTTGACGGCTTCTATAGATTAGAAGTCCCTCTTGGCCGCCAACAAATCGAAGCCCGATATTTAGGCTATGAACCCTTTCTTAGTAAACCTCTAATTATTTCTAGCGCCAAAGAATTGACCCTAGATATTGAACTGCTAGAGGCAGTTCAAGAAACGGGAGAGGTGACCGTCACCGCCGCCGCAGCTAGTAGCGGAAATGAAGCGATTAACGAGCTTTCGGTGGTCAGTACCCGCTCTTTTTCTGTAGAAGAAACAGAGCGCTATGCGGCTTCTATCAATGACCCCGGGCGGATGGTGATGGCCTTCCCAGGTGTACAAGCCAACCAAGATACCGAAAACGATATCATCATCCGAGGAAACTCTGCGGTGGGGGTGCTCTGGCGAGTAGAAGGCCTTGATATTGCCAACCCTAGCCATTTTGCCCGACCAGCAACTACTGGGGGCGGAATTACGGTCTTTAGCGCTTCTCTTTTGAGTAATTCTGATTTTAGTACTGGCGCTTTTGCCGCAGAATATGGCAATGCTTTTTCGGGCGTTTTTGATGTGCGTTTCCGAAAAGGAAACCTAGAAAAACGAGAGTATACCTTTAGAGCGGGACTGATCGGTATTGACTTTGCCGCTGAAGGTCCAATCAAAAAAGGCAGAAGTTCTTATCTCATCAATTACCGCTATTCTACTATGGGCCTTTTGGCCAAAGGAGGACTCTATGTGGTTAGAGAAAATGCCTCGAATACCTTTCAAGACCTCTCGTTTAACCTCTACTTTTCTGGCCCAAAAAATAAAAATCGCTTTACCATCTTTGGTATGGGCGGTTTGAGCCAAGAATACTGGTGGATGCTCCCCAAAGACCGCTGGCAAAATAGCCTAGATTATGTCTGGGATGCCAATACTACCAATATGGGCGTTTTGGGAACTACCTATACCCGACTAATTGACGATAAGTCTTTCTTTAAGATGTCTGCTGGGGTAGGGACCAATTACCTCAATGATTATCAGGTCGAGCCCACAGTTGCCGCCGACTCTATTTATTGGCTAGAACGCAATAATTTCCTCACGACCAAGTTTAGCTGGCATGGGGTCTATAGCCGAAAAATTAATCGACAATTGCGAATCAAAGCGGGCTTGATTAGTACCTACCACCTCTGGGACCTAGAATATGGCTTGTTTCAAGGCGATAGCTTAGGCTACCAAAATTATTTGGGCCAATTTACTCCTGGTCCCCGCCGCCCACTGACCGAAGCCTATTTTGACCCCGCTCAATTGGGCGATATTCCTACCTTTGATGGGGAGGGCGAGCTAGGCACGGCCTTTAGCCAGCAGGCTTATGCTCAGGCTAGTTATCATCTCAACGAGAAATTTACGATTAACGCAGGGGCTCATTTCTTGTATTTGGCCCTCAATCAGGACTGGGCCCTCGATCCCCGCCTTTCTATGCGCTACGAATTGAGCCAAAATACGAAGTTTACTTTTGCCTATGGCCTGCACTCAAAAATGCAGCCTTTTGGTACCTATATGCTGAGCTTTGAAGGGGCTGATGGCGCCCTTTATCAGCCCAATAAAAACCTTAAGTTTACAAGGGCGCATCATCTTATTGTGGGCCTAGAACAAATGCTTACGCCCAAGCTTCGCCTGCAGGCCGAGGGCTATTTTCAGCAACTCTATAATGTGCCCATTTCTACAGATCCAAATAGCAATTTCTGGTTCTATAATCTTCGCGATAATTATGGCACGATCCCCATGGTCTCGGAAGGAAAGGGCCAAAATTATGGGGTCGACCTCACCCTAGAACAGTTCTTTGGCAAGGGCTTTTTTATGCTCTTTACGGCTTCGGCTTTCCGTTCTACCTTCAAGGCTTGGGAGCAAGATTATCGCTCTGCCCGCCTAGATAACCGCTTCTCTAGCAGCCTAATGGCTACAAAGGAATTTGTCTTTAAAAATGGAGGCGTTCTGCAATTAGGGGTCAAAACCTTTTTCCGTGGTGGCTTGCACCACCCCCAAGCCGATATCGAGGCTTCTCGAGAATTGGGCGCCTTTGTGGAGGACCAAGAAGCCGCTTTTGACGCTAGTTTCCCCCCTTATTTTCGCCTCGATACTCGCCTGGCTTACCGTAAAGATCTCAAAAACTTTTCTTATACGATTGGCCTCGATATTCAGAATACCACCAATAAAACAGACAACTGGAGATCGGTGGAATATGACCGAAATCTACAAACAATTGTCCTTGATCCCAATACGGGCTTTTTGCCTGTGCTGAGCTTTCAGCTCAATTTTTAG
- a CDS encoding acyl carrier protein has translation MTREKLTAALKEIMAPYVQDQAAFEAAQEDTHLMNDLKINSQHLVDIILDVEDAFDIEIDDEAAEKMMTVGAAVDIIQALIQPA, from the coding sequence ATGACAAGAGAAAAATTAACTGCCGCCCTAAAAGAAATTATGGCGCCTTATGTTCAGGACCAAGCTGCTTTTGAAGCCGCTCAAGAGGACACTCATTTGATGAATGACCTCAAAATCAATTCACAGCATTTGGTAGATATTATCCTAGATGTAGAAGATGCCTTTGATATTGAGATTGATGATGAGGCCGCCGAAAAGATGATGACTGTAGGCGCTGCTGTGGATATCATTCAAGCTTTAATTCAGCCCGCTTAG
- a CDS encoding 4'-phosphopantetheinyl transferase family protein: MLGTDIVALEQLHSNRWARRLDKVCSLEEQKWLGQAPQPFLAFAQLWAMKEAAYKLGLRLGAPLGYYPKKISLQARADGYFYCPLWNIYLSLKQTEGYLWAQAAEQLAQLSQIHYEVYHWPALALSPRLRSAALREELVQHLGPGQLIKDEKGLPFWTKKTGSSLIALSLSYDGPWASWARVVPAATDNS; the protein is encoded by the coding sequence ATGCTCGGAACAGATATCGTTGCTTTGGAGCAGCTGCATAGCAACCGCTGGGCCAGACGATTGGATAAGGTTTGTAGCCTAGAGGAACAAAAATGGCTGGGGCAGGCGCCCCAGCCATTTTTGGCTTTTGCCCAGCTCTGGGCCATGAAAGAGGCTGCCTATAAATTGGGCCTTCGTTTGGGAGCCCCTCTGGGCTATTACCCCAAAAAAATTAGCCTGCAAGCTAGGGCCGATGGCTACTTTTATTGTCCCCTTTGGAATATCTACTTATCGCTCAAGCAAACAGAAGGCTACCTTTGGGCCCAAGCCGCCGAGCAGCTTGCTCAATTATCTCAAATTCATTATGAGGTCTATCATTGGCCAGCGCTTGCCTTATCGCCTCGCTTGCGCTCGGCGGCCTTGCGAGAAGAGTTGGTCCAGCATTTAGGGCCGGGCCAGCTCATTAAAGACGAAAAGGGCCTGCCTTTTTGGACAAAAAAGACAGGCTCCTCGCTTATAGCATTAAGCCTTAGTTATGATGGTCCCTGGGCTAGTTGGGCCAGGGTAGTTCCTGCTGCCACAGATAATTCTTAA
- a CDS encoding DUF6340 family protein: MKNALSALFLLLFAALLLGSCSTRKSVYYYQMRCPDLYIPDSLDQVLVWNRAFSKKKGNQLLLNTLEGLASGENVGDDRQAAKGILQGLEETLIEERKRKQQKIDTSYGRLQLSGEIPPPLPDSFLRALAKKGQLLASLDMVDSDQEDPHTEYARNGSQGRAPRPTATNQIYLKVCWRLYDLERQEVVDIWRSEKQFSGSSTSSDYDVLGQIISPWKNKKMKSQGYRLGRQYAMRICSTMVQKRRYIYHKGHKEMKAAYKLVKIGDWDEAAKIWRQQLETNEQKLRGPLLFNLAVYEEQKGELANAETLAREAFFLNAFQPARAYYKWLAEEQKRIKNYLWQQELPWPN, from the coding sequence ATGAAAAACGCCCTAAGCGCCCTTTTCCTCCTACTGTTTGCGGCCCTGCTGCTAGGCAGTTGCAGTACAAGAAAATCTGTTTACTACTATCAAATGCGTTGCCCCGACCTTTATATTCCTGATAGTTTGGACCAAGTTTTAGTTTGGAACCGCGCTTTTAGCAAAAAAAAGGGCAATCAACTTTTACTCAACACCCTAGAGGGCTTAGCCTCTGGCGAAAACGTGGGCGATGACCGACAAGCCGCCAAAGGCATCCTGCAAGGCCTAGAAGAAACCCTAATAGAAGAACGAAAAAGAAAACAACAAAAAATAGATACCAGTTATGGGCGGCTACAACTCAGTGGCGAAATTCCGCCCCCTTTGCCCGATAGCTTTCTGCGGGCTTTGGCCAAAAAGGGACAACTACTAGCCAGTTTAGATATGGTAGATAGTGACCAAGAAGACCCCCACACAGAATATGCCCGCAACGGTAGTCAGGGCCGAGCCCCTAGGCCCACAGCCACTAACCAAATTTACCTAAAAGTTTGTTGGCGTTTATATGACCTTGAGCGCCAAGAAGTGGTAGACATTTGGCGGTCCGAGAAACAGTTTAGTGGCAGCTCTACAAGTAGCGACTATGATGTTCTAGGCCAAATTATTTCGCCTTGGAAAAACAAAAAAATGAAGTCTCAGGGCTATCGCTTGGGCCGACAATACGCCATGCGCATTTGTAGCACGATGGTCCAAAAAAGACGCTATATTTACCATAAAGGGCATAAAGAGATGAAAGCCGCCTATAAATTGGTCAAAATAGGCGATTGGGATGAAGCTGCTAAAATTTGGCGGCAGCAACTAGAAACCAATGAGCAAAAACTTCGGGGTCCACTCCTATTTAATTTAGCTGTTTATGAAGAGCAAAAAGGAGAACTCGCCAATGCTGAAACCCTAGCTCGAGAGGCCTTTTTCCTCAATGCCTTTCAGCCAGCGAGGGCCTACTATAAATGGTTGGCCGAGGAACAAAAACGGATTAAGAATTATCTGTGGCAGCAGGAACTACCCTGGCCCAACTAG
- a CDS encoding glutathione peroxidase, with protein sequence MKYLFVSGLVFFGLAFSFFAFKPNNDMAKIYDFKVETIDGEEVQLSQYKGKTLLIVNVASKCGLTPQYEELQALYEEYKDQGLLILGFPANNFMGQEPGSNEEIKSFCRLNYGVGFPMFAKISVKGKDIHPLYSYLTQKSENGVLDAKVRWNFQKFLISPEGKLLQSFAPREKVTEKEVRQAIVAALPQ encoded by the coding sequence ATGAAGTACCTATTTGTTTCGGGCCTAGTATTTTTTGGCCTCGCTTTTAGTTTTTTTGCATTCAAACCCAACAACGATATGGCTAAGATTTATGATTTTAAGGTAGAAACCATTGACGGAGAAGAGGTTCAGCTCAGCCAATATAAGGGCAAAACCCTACTGATTGTCAATGTGGCCAGCAAATGCGGCCTCACCCCTCAGTATGAAGAGCTACAGGCGCTCTATGAGGAATACAAAGATCAAGGGCTCCTCATTTTGGGCTTTCCCGCCAATAACTTTATGGGCCAAGAACCCGGAAGTAATGAGGAGATTAAAAGTTTTTGTCGCCTAAATTATGGGGTCGGCTTTCCCATGTTTGCCAAAATATCGGTCAAGGGCAAGGATATTCACCCTTTGTATAGCTACCTCACGCAAAAGTCAGAAAACGGGGTCCTCGATGCTAAAGTGCGCTGGAACTTCCAAAAGTTCCTCATTTCGCCAGAAGGCAAGCTGTTGCAGTCTTTTGCCCCTAGAGAAAAAGTAACCGAAAAAGAGGTGCGCCAAGCAATTGTTGCCGCCCTTCCCCAATAA
- a CDS encoding AAA family ATPase, which translates to MQKVQLPFPIISLYLAGQASPIRIPLAEQDYLSLEREEDLRQHFQQRFQEAVMKEGEYLFMADYELPEDFELAETTLYFDHPSFEERLDLQAFHLRLPYLRRQQEQGYWLMLPQLGLEGFAAREEDIPQQLKQLVEIDVLRAGRLEYVQGLMPLFWAEKMSLQKGSVDLMAYNLKELAELKEKQENNLLPQAASLLPKAKKQQLWGHASALEELLQLLQQEGQSILLVGPSGVGKSTLLLEAMRKRKAKKPQIWRTTAARLIKELSGESGWQEKLHLLVQELRQAQEILYVEHLLSLFEVGQYSGSDLSMAELVRQYLDRGEIRLIAECTAEELALIESRSPSFLQHFQRLELFAPKGAELSAIVSGKIQQKAKNMGLKISSEAIAEGLRLQLRYQPYSGFPARSIRFLESVLQQQKEQGGKVSRSQVVQAFCQESNMPAFMVDPEIKLDPFALEQFFRKQLFGQDAAIESLRDVLALVKTGLNRPEKPIASLLFAGPTGVGKTELAKLLADYMFGSRERMIRFDMSEFSSPYDVMRLIGTDFNSDGLLSSAVRREPFSVLLFDELEKAHPSFNDLLLQILGEGRLTDSRGQLVNFCSCIIIMTSNVGAAKMQNKRIGWADQLSNMELQQHFEQELQKFFRPEIYNRLDRILPFQPLGQELMLQLVERELALFKEREGLKRRPIALSCSMALKIRLAQEGYQPKYGARALQRRMRSLLYLPLAEELNKYGPDDRLDVLADYAPKEQRVVFQLKAQSQEFSALIEQLSQGQYMDFASELRYDFHLLKEGQFFIQLERQLEQIRREQAEQEQANAARFLNKGSQLLAEIQQKGEEIDALETEMALCSLGYRSFNRQRHQALKDWEKAFFESKLSLYRLMDQQADQLTLSIYSTPEAFSDLRLPQFIAQACYEEGFQLEMTAILAPKQIEKLEEEVWLDAAAYQALEQSELLEEKEENGQNYYKIRLSQYQYLERRLQQLEELDQLDSLGRLFALRLNIQGPGARLFFAHEYGLHALEYDLDKFHYYYLLQGKDQSELPEAPHRMKVRSLSRSPKRKYRLQRIEDSEFQLSKQEVPKEQYFQQLYSIWKQLFRDHIEALMQ; encoded by the coding sequence ATGCAGAAAGTACAACTTCCGTTTCCGATTATATCGCTTTATTTGGCGGGGCAAGCCAGCCCTATTCGCATTCCTTTGGCCGAGCAAGATTATTTATCTTTGGAGCGGGAGGAAGATTTGCGTCAACATTTTCAGCAGCGTTTCCAGGAGGCGGTCATGAAAGAGGGGGAATATCTTTTTATGGCGGACTATGAGTTGCCGGAGGATTTTGAGTTGGCAGAGACGACCTTATACTTTGATCATCCGAGTTTTGAGGAGCGTTTGGACCTGCAGGCCTTTCATTTGCGCTTGCCTTATTTGCGTCGGCAGCAAGAGCAGGGCTATTGGTTGATGTTGCCTCAGTTGGGTTTGGAGGGTTTTGCGGCTCGGGAGGAAGATATTCCGCAGCAGCTCAAGCAATTGGTTGAAATTGATGTGCTTCGGGCGGGTCGCTTGGAGTATGTGCAGGGCTTAATGCCTTTATTTTGGGCCGAAAAAATGAGTTTGCAAAAGGGCAGCGTTGACTTAATGGCCTACAATCTCAAGGAATTGGCCGAGCTCAAGGAAAAGCAAGAAAACAACCTCTTGCCTCAGGCGGCCAGTCTTTTGCCCAAGGCCAAAAAACAGCAACTTTGGGGACATGCCTCGGCTTTAGAGGAGCTTTTGCAACTTTTGCAGCAAGAGGGGCAATCTATTTTATTGGTCGGGCCTTCGGGAGTGGGGAAATCTACCCTTTTGTTGGAAGCGATGCGGAAGCGGAAGGCCAAAAAGCCTCAGATTTGGCGGACCACAGCGGCTCGGCTCATCAAGGAGCTAAGTGGGGAGAGTGGTTGGCAGGAGAAGCTGCATTTATTGGTGCAAGAGCTACGGCAGGCCCAAGAAATTCTGTATGTAGAGCATCTGCTTTCTCTTTTTGAGGTGGGGCAATACTCGGGCAGTGACTTAAGCATGGCCGAGCTAGTTCGCCAGTATTTGGACCGGGGCGAAATTCGCCTAATTGCCGAATGCACAGCGGAGGAACTTGCGCTGATTGAGAGTCGGAGTCCTTCCTTTTTGCAACATTTTCAGCGCTTGGAGCTTTTTGCGCCCAAGGGGGCCGAGCTCAGCGCAATAGTGAGTGGAAAAATACAGCAGAAGGCCAAAAACATGGGCCTTAAAATCTCTTCTGAAGCCATTGCAGAAGGCCTGCGCTTGCAATTGCGTTATCAGCCCTACTCGGGTTTTCCGGCCAGGAGCATTCGTTTTTTAGAGAGTGTATTGCAGCAACAAAAAGAGCAGGGCGGAAAAGTCAGCCGCAGCCAAGTGGTGCAGGCCTTTTGTCAGGAGAGCAATATGCCGGCCTTTATGGTAGACCCTGAAATCAAGCTAGATCCATTTGCTTTAGAGCAATTTTTCAGAAAGCAGCTCTTTGGGCAGGATGCGGCCATAGAGAGCCTAAGAGATGTTTTGGCTTTGGTTAAAACGGGCCTCAACCGGCCTGAAAAACCTATTGCCTCTCTCCTATTTGCGGGCCCTACGGGAGTTGGAAAAACGGAATTGGCCAAGCTACTAGCCGACTATATGTTTGGCAGCCGAGAGCGGATGATTCGTTTTGACATGAGTGAATTTTCTTCGCCTTATGATGTCATGCGTTTAATTGGGACCGACTTCAACTCGGATGGTTTGTTGAGTTCGGCTGTTCGCAGAGAGCCCTTTTCGGTCCTGCTTTTTGATGAATTAGAGAAAGCCCACCCTTCCTTCAACGACCTTTTGCTTCAGATTTTGGGCGAAGGGCGGCTTACAGACAGTCGGGGGCAATTGGTCAATTTTTGCAGTTGCATCATCATCATGACCTCTAATGTGGGGGCTGCAAAAATGCAAAACAAACGCATTGGTTGGGCCGATCAGCTGTCTAATATGGAACTGCAGCAGCATTTTGAGCAAGAACTACAAAAGTTTTTCCGTCCAGAGATTTACAACCGTCTCGATCGGATTTTACCCTTTCAGCCTTTGGGACAGGAACTGATGCTCCAATTGGTGGAAAGAGAACTGGCCTTATTTAAGGAGCGGGAGGGGCTGAAGCGTCGGCCCATTGCCCTAAGCTGCTCTATGGCGCTTAAAATCCGCCTAGCCCAGGAGGGCTATCAGCCTAAATATGGAGCTCGGGCCTTGCAGCGGAGGATGCGTAGTCTGCTCTATTTGCCTTTGGCCGAAGAGCTCAACAAATATGGGCCCGACGACCGTCTGGATGTTTTGGCCGACTATGCCCCCAAGGAGCAGCGAGTGGTCTTTCAACTCAAGGCGCAGAGTCAGGAATTTAGTGCGCTGATTGAACAACTGAGTCAGGGGCAGTATATGGATTTTGCCAGTGAGTTGCGCTACGACTTTCATTTGCTCAAAGAAGGGCAGTTTTTCATCCAGCTAGAGCGGCAACTAGAGCAAATTCGCAGAGAGCAGGCCGAACAGGAACAAGCCAATGCGGCTCGCTTCCTGAATAAGGGCAGCCAGCTCTTGGCCGAAATTCAGCAAAAGGGAGAAGAAATTGATGCCTTAGAAACCGAAATGGCCCTTTGTAGCTTGGGTTATCGGAGCTTCAATCGGCAGCGACATCAGGCCCTAAAAGATTGGGAAAAAGCCTTTTTTGAAAGCAAATTATCGCTCTATCGTTTGATGGACCAGCAGGCCGATCAACTGACTTTATCTATATATAGTACGCCTGAGGCCTTTAGCGACCTTCGGCTTCCCCAATTTATTGCTCAGGCCTGCTATGAGGAGGGCTTTCAGTTAGAGATGACCGCTATTTTGGCCCCCAAACAAATAGAAAAGCTAGAGGAAGAGGTTTGGCTAGATGCTGCCGCTTATCAGGCCCTCGAACAGTCTGAACTTTTGGAGGAAAAAGAAGAAAACGGCCAAAATTATTATAAAATCCGCCTTAGCCAATACCAATACCTAGAGCGTAGGCTACAACAGCTAGAAGAATTGGACCAGCTCGATAGCTTGGGTCGACTATTTGCCTTGCGCCTGAATATTCAGGGGCCTGGCGCTCGCCTCTTCTTTGCCCATGAGTATGGCCTGCATGCCCTAGAGTACGATTTGGATAAATTTCATTATTACTATTTGTTGCAGGGAAAAGACCAAAGCGAACTGCCCGAAGCCCCACACCGCATGAAGGTTCGCTCGCTTAGCCGTAGCCCCAAACGCAAATATCGCCTTCAGCGCATAGAGGATAGCGAATTTCAGCTCTCTAAACAAGAAGTCCCCAAAGAACAATACTTTCAACAGCTATACAGCATCTGGAAGCAGCTCTTTAGGGACCATATTGAGGCCTTAATGCAGTAG
- a CDS encoding methyltransferase family protein, with protein sequence MSLKTELRTEGDFLFKHRSYLPLVIIVLGLGAYVYNVYYEELIDPNYAEYYKWGCLAVSLIGLFIRMHAIGHAAPNTSGRNTAEGQIADHINSSGWYASCRHPLYLGNFFMWLGLAGLTQDFWFVMAFIFMYWVYYERIMYAEEAFLIDKYGKAYTDWSAKTPAFWPKFSQWRKPDYPFSWTKIIRQEKAGILNLFLVFFIFEAIGSYISSQEWLNMSPLWYSLLIGAIVWYVIIKVLQKTTNIFEGR encoded by the coding sequence ATGAGTTTAAAAACAGAGCTAAGAACAGAGGGCGATTTCCTCTTTAAGCACCGCAGTTACCTCCCTTTAGTGATTATTGTCTTGGGCCTGGGCGCTTATGTATATAATGTATACTATGAGGAGCTAATCGATCCTAATTATGCCGAATACTATAAATGGGGCTGCCTAGCCGTTTCCCTGATCGGCCTGTTTATCCGTATGCACGCTATTGGCCATGCCGCCCCCAATACCTCGGGCCGCAATACCGCCGAGGGCCAAATTGCCGACCATATCAATAGTTCTGGCTGGTACGCTAGCTGCCGCCATCCCCTCTATTTGGGCAATTTCTTTATGTGGTTGGGCCTAGCTGGCCTCACTCAAGATTTTTGGTTCGTTATGGCCTTTATCTTTATGTATTGGGTCTACTACGAACGCATCATGTACGCCGAAGAAGCCTTTTTGATTGATAAATACGGAAAAGCCTATACCGATTGGTCGGCCAAAACTCCTGCCTTCTGGCCCAAATTTAGCCAATGGCGCAAACCCGATTATCCCTTTTCTTGGACCAAGATTATTCGCCAAGAAAAAGCCGGTATTCTCAACCTCTTTTTGGTCTTCTTTATCTTTGAAGCCATCGGCAGCTATATCAGTAGCCAAGAATGGCTCAATATGTCGCCACTTTGGTATAGCCTACTTATTGGGGCCATTGTTTGGTATGTGATTATTAAAGTTCTCCAAAAAACAACCAACATTTTTGAAGGACGCTAA